A window of the Brassica oleracea var. oleracea cultivar TO1000 chromosome C1, BOL, whole genome shotgun sequence genome harbors these coding sequences:
- the LOC106324053 gene encoding ras-related protein RABA1d: protein MAGYKADDDYDYLFKVVLIGDSGVGKSNLLSRFTRNEFSLESKSTIGVEFATRSLTVKDKVIKAQIWDTAGQERYRAITSAYYRGAVGALLVYDVTRHSTFENVERWLRELRDHTDPNIVVMLVGNKSDLRHLIAVQTEDAKSFAENESLYFMETSALESTNVENAFSEVLTQIHQVVSKKAMEAGDDSANVPSKGEKIDIDVSAVKKTGCCSN from the exons ATGGCGGGTTACAAAGCAGATGATGATTACGATTACTTATTCAAGGTGGTTTTAATCGGCGATTCAGGTGTTGGAAAGTCCAATCTGCTTTCTCGATTCACCAGGAACGAGTTTAGCCTCGAGTCCAAGTCCACCATCGGCGTCGAGTTCGCCACTCGTAGCTTGACTGTTAAGGACAAAGTCATCAAAGCCCAGATTTGGGACACTGCTGGTCAAGAAAG GTACCGAGCAATCACTAGTGCATACTACAGAGGAGCTGTTGGGGCCCTTCTCGTCTACGACGTAACCCGACACTCCACGTTCGAAAACGTTGAGAGATGGCTTAGGGAGCTTCGTGACCATACCGACCCAAACATAGTAGTGATGCTCGTGGGAAACAAATCTGATCTTCGTCATCTTATTGCGGTTCAGACCGAAGATGCTAAGTCTTTCGCGGAGAATGAATCACTCTACTTCATGGAAACTTCAGCTCTCGAGTCTACTAACGTTGAGAACGCGTTTTCGGAAGTGCTCACTCAGATTCACCAAGTTGTGAGCAAGAAAGCAATGGAGGCTGGTGATGATTCGGCTAATGTTCCTTCTAAAGGAGAGAAGATTGATATTGATGTATCGGCTGTGAAGAAAACAGGTTGCTGCTCGAACTAA
- the LOC106302229 gene encoding F-box/kelch-repeat protein At3g17530-like, with protein MNNILRKASKEVMFLIDYRVYSIRVNRLRNRFRNKCIEYASIEFTGKLTRLEDSKELKLSRIFHCNGLILCCMEDFESLVVWNPCTGETMSIKPKSFYQWNDSYAFGCGNSESSCPNYKILRCSSYYCKNSEQRIFNCEIYDFSSDSWRVLAGVTWRIHCSDNVVSLKGNAYWIHFDREARHNVLLSFNFTTEVFVSMPLPDQSDYRHLGISVVREERLAVLHHNIGTSLTEMNVWLSNKIDEAKEVSWSKFLAVSFDNFKYPSYVKGMTFWVDDEDKVVVTCIRDRYNYDYVFIVGERLHKQVFGKSWIWPCLLSYVPSLGHIPKTKKEETL; from the coding sequence ATGAACAACATCTTGCGTAAAGCATCGAAAGAGGTGATGTTCCTTATAGACTATAGGGTTTATTCGATTAGAGTTAACAGATTGCGCAACCGCTTCCGTAACAAATGCATTGAGTATGCATCCATCGAGTTTACAGGGAAACTTACCCGTCTTGAAGATTCAAAAGAGTTAAAGTTATCTCGAATCTTTCACTGCAACGGATTGATATTATGCTGCATGGAGGATTTCGAAAGTCTTGTGGTTTGGAATCCTTGTACCGGTGAAACCATGAGTATCAAACCCAAAAGTTTTTACCAGTGGAATGATAGTTATGCTTTTGGATGTGGAAACAGCGAATCTTCTTGCCCCAACTACAAAATTTTGAGGTGTAGCAGTTATTATTGCAAAAACAGTGAGCAACGTATTTTTAACTGTGAGATTTATGATTTCAGCTCTGATTCATGGAGGGTTCTTGCTGGTGTGACCTGGAGGATACATTGTTCTGACAATGTTGTTTCGCTGAAAGGAAATGCTTACTGGATTCATTTTGATAGAGAAGCTCGCCATAATGTCCTACTCAGTTTTAATTTCACAACGGAGGTATTTGTGTCTATGCCTCTTCCGGATCAGAGTGATTATAGACATTTGGGTATATCGGTTGTTAGAGAAGAACGCCTCGCAGTTTTACATCACAATATTGGTACATCCTTGACAGAGATGAATGTATGGTTGAGCAATAAGATTGATGAAGCCAAAGAGGTGTCATGGAGCAAATTCTTAGCAGTGAGCTTTGATAACTTTAAGTATCCAAGTTACGTGAAAGGGATGACTTTTTGGGTGGACGATGAGGATAAAGTGGTAGTAACTTGTATTAGAGACAGATACAATTATGATTACGTTTTCATTGTAGGAGAACGTTTGCATAAACAAGTTTTTGGTAAATCTTGGATTTGGCCATGTCTCCTGAGTTATGTTCCAAGTTTGGGTCACATCCCCAAGACGAAAAAAGAAGAAACATTGTAA
- the LOC106313176 gene encoding uncharacterized protein LOC106313176 isoform X3, which produces MELSSSLKLSSPLSPSIVNKIQGSSSSYKVKFSNNTSLPKPFLQLDDRGQRLRDQQASHSSVYLRSFRKRVTAKSGGSQGWDFGRFIKTLYFFNGPPSPLKFVSSVFEKLTNGSTEEPLNEMETSGIILVAGATGGVGRRVVDILRSRGLPVKALVRNEEKARKMLGPDIDLIVADITKDNTLVAEKFKGVRKVINAVSVIVGPKEGDTPERQKYNQGVRFFEPEIKGDSPELVEYVGMKNLINAVRDGVGLENGKLIFGVGDNTFKDLPWGALDDVVMGGVSESNFIVDLTGGENGGPTGIFKGNVSTTNNGGFTSVRTKNFSEAEDLSAYDGLELRLKGDGLRYKLIVRTSQDWDTVGYTASFDTSPGQWQSVRLPFSSLRPVFRARTKSDAPPFNPASIISLQLMFSKFEYDGKLNPTFKEGPFELPLSTIRAYIQDPVTPRFVHVGSAGVTRPERPGLDLTKQPPAVRLNKELDFILTYKLKGEDLIRESGIPYAIVRPCALTEEPAGADLIFDQGDNITGKVSRDEVARICIAALESPHALNKTFEVKSTVPFSEPFTVDPENPPPEKDYNEYFKNLKDGITGKEALEQSTVSKSGALKRWRPESAFLVIELELRHVNVLVKEFV; this is translated from the exons ATGGAGCTTTCTTCTTCTCTCAAGCTTTCATCGCCGCTATCTCCTTCCATCGTCAACAAAATTCAG GGTTCTTCATCAAGTTATAAAGTAAAGTTCTCTAACAACACTTCACTCCCTAAACCGTTTCTTCAACTCGATGATAGAGGCCAACGTCTTCGTGACCAACAAGCTTCACATTCTTCTGTCTATCTAAGATCATTTAGAAAACGGGTCACTGCTAAATCAGGAGGATCACAAGGCTGGGACTTTGGGAGATTCATCAAAACATTGTACTTCTTCAACGGACCACCCTCTCCACTAAAG TTTGTTTCATCAGTGTTTGAGAAACTTACCAACGGATCAACGGAGGAACCGCTTAATGAAATGGAAACTTCTGGAATCATACTTGTGGCTGGAGCTACTGGTGGTGTTGGTAGAAGGGTTGTTGATATCTTGAGGAGTAGAGGGTTGCCTGTTAAAGCATTG GTTAGAAATGAAGAAAAGGCTAGGAAGATGCTGGGACCTGACATTGACTTG ATTGTGGCAGACATCACAAAGGACAACACACTGGTTGCTGAGAAGTTTAAAGGAGTGAGGAAAGTGATCAACGCTGTTTCGGTTATAGTGGGTCCAAAGGAAGGAGATACACCTGAGAGACAAAAGTACAATCAG GGAGTCCGGTTCTTCGAGCCAGAG ATAAAAGGCGACTCACCCGAGTTAGTGGAGTACGTTGGAATGAAGAACTTGATCAATGCTGTTAGAGATGGTGTTGGACTTGAGAATGGGAAGCTTATTTTCGGTGTTGGGG ATAACACATTCAAAGATCTACCTTGGGGGGCCTTGGATGATGTTGTGATGGGAGGTGTCAGCGAAAGTAACTTCATAGTAGATCTTACCGGCGGTGAAAACGGTGGACCTACCGGGATTTTCAAAG GAAATGTTTCAACGACAAATAATGGCGGATTCACTAGTGTTAGAACCAAG AATTTTTCAGAGGCAGAGGATCTTTCTGCATATGATGGTTTGGAGTTACGGCTAAAAGGAGACGGGCTCCGTTACAAGCTTATCGTCCGGACAAGCCAAGATTGGGACACTGTTGGTTACACCGCTAGTTTCGACACTTCACCAGGCCAATGGCAATCT GTACGCTTACCTTTCTCGTCTTTAAGACCTGTGTTTCGTGCGAGGACAAAGTCAGATGCACCTCCTTTTAATCCAGCCAGTATCATTTCACTACAG CTTATGTTTAGCAAATTTGAGTATGACGGTAAGCTTAACCCCACATTCAAAGAAGGACCATTCGAGCTTCCTCTATCGACCATTCGAGCATACATTCAAGATCCCGTTACTCCAAG GTTTGTTCATGTTGGCTCTGCGGGTGTAACCCGACCAGAGAGACCTGGTTTGGATCTAACCAAACAACCTCCTGCCGTTAGATTAAACAAGGAGCTTGATTTCATTCTCACCTACAAGTTAAAG GGAGAGGATCTGATACGTGAAAGCGGGATACCATATGCGATAGTACGGCCATGTGCTTTAACAGAAGAGCCTGCAGGAGCTGATCTCATTTTCGATCAAGGCGACAACATTACC GGGAAGGTATCGAGAGACGAAGTAGCACGTATATGCATCGCTGCTTTAGAAAGCCCGCATGCTCTCAACAAGACATTCGAG GTTAAAAGCACGGTTCCGTTTAGCGAACCGTTCACAGTAGATCCTGAGAATCCTCCACCAGAGAAAGACTACAATGAGTACTTCAAGAATCTGAAAGATGGAATCACTGGCAAAGAAGCTTTGGAACAGAGCACTGTTTCT AAAAGCGGTGCGTTGAAACGGTGGAGACCAGAGTCCGCTTTTCTGGTAATCGAATTGGAACTCAGACACGTCAATGTACTTGTCAAGGAGTTTGTCTGA
- the LOC106313176 gene encoding uncharacterized protein LOC106313176 isoform X2, giving the protein MELSSSLKLSSPLSPSIVNKIQGSSSSYKVKFSNNTSLPKPFLQLDDRGQRLRDQQASHSSVYLRSFRKRVTAKSGGSQGWDFGRFIKTLYFFNGPPSPLKFVSSVFEKLTNGSTEEPLNEMETSGIILVAGATGGVGRRVVDILRSRGLPVKALVRNEEKARKMLGPDIDLIVADITKDNTLVAEKFKGVRKVINAVSVIVGPKEGDTPERQKYNQGVRFFEPEIKGDSPELVEYVGMKNLINAVRDGVGLENGKLIFGVGDNTFKDLPWGALDDVVMGGVSESNFIVDLTGGENGGPTGIFKGNVSTTNNGGFTSVRTKNFSEAEDLSAYDGLELRLKGDGLRYKLIVRTSQDWDTVGYTASFDTSPGQWQSVRLPFSSLRPVFRARTKSDAPPFNPASIISLQLMFSKFEYDGKLNPTFKEGPFELPLSTIRAYIQDPVTPRFVHVGSAGVTRPERPGLDLTKQPPAVRLNKELDFILTYKLKGEDLIRESGIPYAIVRPCALTEEPAGADLIFDQGDNITGKVSRDEVARICIAALESPHALNKTFEVKSTVPFSEPFTVDPENPPPEKDYNEYFKNLKDGITGKEALEQSTVSV; this is encoded by the exons ATGGAGCTTTCTTCTTCTCTCAAGCTTTCATCGCCGCTATCTCCTTCCATCGTCAACAAAATTCAG GGTTCTTCATCAAGTTATAAAGTAAAGTTCTCTAACAACACTTCACTCCCTAAACCGTTTCTTCAACTCGATGATAGAGGCCAACGTCTTCGTGACCAACAAGCTTCACATTCTTCTGTCTATCTAAGATCATTTAGAAAACGGGTCACTGCTAAATCAGGAGGATCACAAGGCTGGGACTTTGGGAGATTCATCAAAACATTGTACTTCTTCAACGGACCACCCTCTCCACTAAAG TTTGTTTCATCAGTGTTTGAGAAACTTACCAACGGATCAACGGAGGAACCGCTTAATGAAATGGAAACTTCTGGAATCATACTTGTGGCTGGAGCTACTGGTGGTGTTGGTAGAAGGGTTGTTGATATCTTGAGGAGTAGAGGGTTGCCTGTTAAAGCATTG GTTAGAAATGAAGAAAAGGCTAGGAAGATGCTGGGACCTGACATTGACTTG ATTGTGGCAGACATCACAAAGGACAACACACTGGTTGCTGAGAAGTTTAAAGGAGTGAGGAAAGTGATCAACGCTGTTTCGGTTATAGTGGGTCCAAAGGAAGGAGATACACCTGAGAGACAAAAGTACAATCAG GGAGTCCGGTTCTTCGAGCCAGAG ATAAAAGGCGACTCACCCGAGTTAGTGGAGTACGTTGGAATGAAGAACTTGATCAATGCTGTTAGAGATGGTGTTGGACTTGAGAATGGGAAGCTTATTTTCGGTGTTGGGG ATAACACATTCAAAGATCTACCTTGGGGGGCCTTGGATGATGTTGTGATGGGAGGTGTCAGCGAAAGTAACTTCATAGTAGATCTTACCGGCGGTGAAAACGGTGGACCTACCGGGATTTTCAAAG GAAATGTTTCAACGACAAATAATGGCGGATTCACTAGTGTTAGAACCAAG AATTTTTCAGAGGCAGAGGATCTTTCTGCATATGATGGTTTGGAGTTACGGCTAAAAGGAGACGGGCTCCGTTACAAGCTTATCGTCCGGACAAGCCAAGATTGGGACACTGTTGGTTACACCGCTAGTTTCGACACTTCACCAGGCCAATGGCAATCT GTACGCTTACCTTTCTCGTCTTTAAGACCTGTGTTTCGTGCGAGGACAAAGTCAGATGCACCTCCTTTTAATCCAGCCAGTATCATTTCACTACAG CTTATGTTTAGCAAATTTGAGTATGACGGTAAGCTTAACCCCACATTCAAAGAAGGACCATTCGAGCTTCCTCTATCGACCATTCGAGCATACATTCAAGATCCCGTTACTCCAAG GTTTGTTCATGTTGGCTCTGCGGGTGTAACCCGACCAGAGAGACCTGGTTTGGATCTAACCAAACAACCTCCTGCCGTTAGATTAAACAAGGAGCTTGATTTCATTCTCACCTACAAGTTAAAG GGAGAGGATCTGATACGTGAAAGCGGGATACCATATGCGATAGTACGGCCATGTGCTTTAACAGAAGAGCCTGCAGGAGCTGATCTCATTTTCGATCAAGGCGACAACATTACC GGGAAGGTATCGAGAGACGAAGTAGCACGTATATGCATCGCTGCTTTAGAAAGCCCGCATGCTCTCAACAAGACATTCGAG GTTAAAAGCACGGTTCCGTTTAGCGAACCGTTCACAGTAGATCCTGAGAATCCTCCACCAGAGAAAGACTACAATGAGTACTTCAAGAATCTGAAAGATGGAATCACTGGCAAAGAAGCTTTGGAACAGAGCACTGTTTCTGTTTAA
- the LOC106313176 gene encoding uncharacterized protein LOC106313176 isoform X1, with product MELSSSLKLSSPLSPSIVNKIQFVTLQGSSSSYKVKFSNNTSLPKPFLQLDDRGQRLRDQQASHSSVYLRSFRKRVTAKSGGSQGWDFGRFIKTLYFFNGPPSPLKFVSSVFEKLTNGSTEEPLNEMETSGIILVAGATGGVGRRVVDILRSRGLPVKALVRNEEKARKMLGPDIDLIVADITKDNTLVAEKFKGVRKVINAVSVIVGPKEGDTPERQKYNQGVRFFEPEIKGDSPELVEYVGMKNLINAVRDGVGLENGKLIFGVGDNTFKDLPWGALDDVVMGGVSESNFIVDLTGGENGGPTGIFKGNVSTTNNGGFTSVRTKNFSEAEDLSAYDGLELRLKGDGLRYKLIVRTSQDWDTVGYTASFDTSPGQWQSVRLPFSSLRPVFRARTKSDAPPFNPASIISLQLMFSKFEYDGKLNPTFKEGPFELPLSTIRAYIQDPVTPRFVHVGSAGVTRPERPGLDLTKQPPAVRLNKELDFILTYKLKGEDLIRESGIPYAIVRPCALTEEPAGADLIFDQGDNITGKVSRDEVARICIAALESPHALNKTFEVKSTVPFSEPFTVDPENPPPEKDYNEYFKNLKDGITGKEALEQSTVSV from the exons ATGGAGCTTTCTTCTTCTCTCAAGCTTTCATCGCCGCTATCTCCTTCCATCGTCAACAAAATTCAG TTTGTTACTTTGCAGGGTTCTTCATCAAGTTATAAAGTAAAGTTCTCTAACAACACTTCACTCCCTAAACCGTTTCTTCAACTCGATGATAGAGGCCAACGTCTTCGTGACCAACAAGCTTCACATTCTTCTGTCTATCTAAGATCATTTAGAAAACGGGTCACTGCTAAATCAGGAGGATCACAAGGCTGGGACTTTGGGAGATTCATCAAAACATTGTACTTCTTCAACGGACCACCCTCTCCACTAAAG TTTGTTTCATCAGTGTTTGAGAAACTTACCAACGGATCAACGGAGGAACCGCTTAATGAAATGGAAACTTCTGGAATCATACTTGTGGCTGGAGCTACTGGTGGTGTTGGTAGAAGGGTTGTTGATATCTTGAGGAGTAGAGGGTTGCCTGTTAAAGCATTG GTTAGAAATGAAGAAAAGGCTAGGAAGATGCTGGGACCTGACATTGACTTG ATTGTGGCAGACATCACAAAGGACAACACACTGGTTGCTGAGAAGTTTAAAGGAGTGAGGAAAGTGATCAACGCTGTTTCGGTTATAGTGGGTCCAAAGGAAGGAGATACACCTGAGAGACAAAAGTACAATCAG GGAGTCCGGTTCTTCGAGCCAGAG ATAAAAGGCGACTCACCCGAGTTAGTGGAGTACGTTGGAATGAAGAACTTGATCAATGCTGTTAGAGATGGTGTTGGACTTGAGAATGGGAAGCTTATTTTCGGTGTTGGGG ATAACACATTCAAAGATCTACCTTGGGGGGCCTTGGATGATGTTGTGATGGGAGGTGTCAGCGAAAGTAACTTCATAGTAGATCTTACCGGCGGTGAAAACGGTGGACCTACCGGGATTTTCAAAG GAAATGTTTCAACGACAAATAATGGCGGATTCACTAGTGTTAGAACCAAG AATTTTTCAGAGGCAGAGGATCTTTCTGCATATGATGGTTTGGAGTTACGGCTAAAAGGAGACGGGCTCCGTTACAAGCTTATCGTCCGGACAAGCCAAGATTGGGACACTGTTGGTTACACCGCTAGTTTCGACACTTCACCAGGCCAATGGCAATCT GTACGCTTACCTTTCTCGTCTTTAAGACCTGTGTTTCGTGCGAGGACAAAGTCAGATGCACCTCCTTTTAATCCAGCCAGTATCATTTCACTACAG CTTATGTTTAGCAAATTTGAGTATGACGGTAAGCTTAACCCCACATTCAAAGAAGGACCATTCGAGCTTCCTCTATCGACCATTCGAGCATACATTCAAGATCCCGTTACTCCAAG GTTTGTTCATGTTGGCTCTGCGGGTGTAACCCGACCAGAGAGACCTGGTTTGGATCTAACCAAACAACCTCCTGCCGTTAGATTAAACAAGGAGCTTGATTTCATTCTCACCTACAAGTTAAAG GGAGAGGATCTGATACGTGAAAGCGGGATACCATATGCGATAGTACGGCCATGTGCTTTAACAGAAGAGCCTGCAGGAGCTGATCTCATTTTCGATCAAGGCGACAACATTACC GGGAAGGTATCGAGAGACGAAGTAGCACGTATATGCATCGCTGCTTTAGAAAGCCCGCATGCTCTCAACAAGACATTCGAG GTTAAAAGCACGGTTCCGTTTAGCGAACCGTTCACAGTAGATCCTGAGAATCCTCCACCAGAGAAAGACTACAATGAGTACTTCAAGAATCTGAAAGATGGAATCACTGGCAAAGAAGCTTTGGAACAGAGCACTGTTTCTGTTTAA